DNA sequence from the Ignavibacteriota bacterium genome:
CTCGATAATGCACTAGTTACGATAGTTCTAAGATCATCGGCAAAGGTGCTCACTTCACACCCCCATCACTCGCACCACCTCATCGCCATAGTGGTTTATCACTTTCACTGCGATTTTGCCGGAGAGGGGTTTGGTGAAGGGGGTGCTGATGGTGCTGTAAAGAGATGCCCAGGCGGCTTCGTCGATGTCGGCGCGGAGGGCACGTTTGAGTTTGTCGTAGGGTTCGTCGGCGCCGGTGAAGTAGGCGTGACGGACAAAGAAGCTTTCGCCATTGTAGTCGGTGTCGATGAACCAGCAGGCGATGTCGTCGGTGGAGGAGTTGCGGATCTGGCCGGTGCTGGGGTCGTAGACATCCATACCCTTGATTTCCACGATAATGCGGCCCTCGTAATCTTCACGTACTTCAACATCGGGTTCGCCGAACACCATAAACAGGTTGCCGGCACCGGTTTTCTTGAGCAGTTCGTCGCCCATGGCAAGATCGGGATTCATCTTTGCGGGCAGCACTGAGTGTCTCCAGGCACCCGACCATGGATCGAGACGCGAGAAAACGAGGCGTTCTTGTTGGCGTGTGTCCTGAACACTTGCCTTCTTGAGATTCTCGAGTATCATGGTGGTGAAGTTCTGCTGCCTGGGCTCCTCCTGCTCGGTGACGGTGCCGTCGATGTTCTCGTCGGCCGTTGCAAGCACACGATGCGGTGAGAGGCATTCACCGTAGCGTCCATTCGAATGGTCCCACGGCCACCAGGTTATCTTGAGCTGTTTTCCCACCTTTTTCTTCTGCTGCACGACCGGCATTAAATACGAACTGACACGTCGGTCCTCAATGAAAGCGTTCGTAGGCCTCACACCATCGATACGGGAATGCCGATTCGGTTTCTCGCAGGGTGCCCTGAGGATATTGCTCCAGTGAGGTGCCAATGGCTTACTTTTTGAGGAATTTGTTGGAAAAGGGGGTGAAAGGCAAGCGTGTGCAATGTTCGCTGGCATTATGCATTCGTATGTACGTCGCTGTCGGCAATACTGTTGGGCTACTTGGTGCAATCGTTTCTGTGATTCGTATTTCGTGCTAACCACCGACAATGCAAATCGTAGGTCAGCTTGCACCGGCTACTGGAATCAGGACTTGGTTGATGAGTGCCTTTTCATCCATGTGCCATGCACTGTCTTCCATCCCGAGCTGTGAATCCCGAGCCCCGCTATCTGGCGCGGGTGGACGAGTGGTAAAAGGTCCATCTTTCGGCCTGCGACCGTGATGCCGTGGTATGTGCCATAGGTCTTGCCGGTCCCGTACTCGGCCAGGCGAGGGCGTGCATCAGATACCCGCGAGAGGAACCACTTCAACGGAAGATCACCGAGTGTTATCAGAGTTTCAGCGCCAGATTCCAACAATTCGGCCAGCAGCTCCTCGCGGCGATTACTTGAAAGACTACGAGGGACGTTCGGGGCAGTGACTGCGGGGAGTCCGAATTTCTTGATCATGGGATCGTAGTTTCGCGCGAGGGCAGCACGCTGAGATGGATTCATGGCCGCATGCGGGTGCATGTCGGCGAGCCAAACAGTGTCGCGGGTCAGCCCGAGTGGCGCGAGGATTCCGTGGTCGAGGGCATCCCCCGAGGGTCCATTAAACCGTGCTTCAGCGGGTTCCAATGTCCCAGCGCCAATTGGGAGTTTGATACGACTGATGATCTTCCTCGCCTCCTTCTGATCACCAGTCCAGAATATCTCCGGTTCACTCGCAACGGCAAGTGCACGGACAAGGATTTTTTCATTGCCGTCCTTCCAGCAGGCATGTACAGCACTGGCATACACGCCGAGGATGAAGACCTTTTTTGGTGAACGGTCTTTCTGTTCGACCTGTTTCACCGGCTGGCCGAAGGGGAAAACTCCGTAGAGAGATGTACTCATTGTCAGTATCCTATTTCAAGTTCGCAATAACCGTAAAGTGCGATGGTGCAGCCAGTGTTGCAGTATCACATGATGATACTTTTCATGTAATCGTTGCCACTGCTTTCACCCTTCTCACTTGAATTTATTCCTCGGCACATTCGGAATTGTACGTCGTGTGAGTGGATGTACGCAGAATCGACTCATCCACAACCACCCATCAGCCTTCGAAATCCGTATGCTCGACAATCCAACGCTGAAGGTTGGGGCCGACCCAGAACGAGTAAATTCCGAGGGTGATGAATATGAGCAACATCCACTTTATCCAGAGCAGGATGAGACCGCCGCCGTGTGCGGTGAAGATGAGACGCCGTCCGTCGATCAGTGTGTGTTTTGTGATCCAGCGCTGTTTCATACACAACGCCCATGGGAAACCCAACCCGGCAGTAAACACCGTGAGTAGGGCGGCCAGTATGGCGGTTCCGAAGTAGGTGCTCACTCCACCGTCAAACGTGAAGTGTGTGGATTTCGACATGAGATGCCTCCGATTTTGGTGTAATGTGCTGTGAATGATTCCGGAACACTATTGTATACAAGATGCGGCGACGTCATGAAATACTGAATATCGCTCCAACGACCGTCTCCCTGTTGTCCGTCTCTGACCCGCGTCAGGCACCGTTGAACGGTGCATGACTTTCTTTCCCTAGGCCGGCTTAGCCACTCATCCGACCCGGCTCGAGATACTTCCTTACTGCGCTGGCGAGATCGTTGAGTAGCATCAGGCGGCCCATCGCGAGTAGTAATACGGGAAAAACATACCCGGGCATTGCACGGAGGAAAGGAGAGACGAAGGGGATACCGACGAATACGTGGTACAGAGCAACTAACAGCAGCACCCAGGTGTACGGACGGCGCCAGCCGATCTTTCTTGCCTCCTGTCGCAG
Encoded proteins:
- a CDS encoding DUF898 family protein, translating into MSKSTHFTFDGGVSTYFGTAILAALLTVFTAGLGFPWALCMKQRWITKHTLIDGRRLIFTAHGGGLILLWIKWMLLIFITLGIYSFWVGPNLQRWIVEHTDFEG